TTCCGGCCTCGGCATGGTCCGGGACAATCTCGGCGAACGGCGCATCGCGGTCGATTTCGAGGACATCGATTTCGTCACCGTCGCCGAGGGCCTCGGCGGCAAGGGGATCAGGGTCTACCACCCGGGCGAGATCCGCGACGCCATCGAGACGGCTCACAAGATGGGCGGGCCGGTCGTCGTCGACGTCAAGGTCGACCCGGACGCCAGCCACCACCAGGCGGTCGACAATGCACCGCTCTGAGGGGCACCGCCGTGAAGGGCGCTTTGAGGGCCGCGTTGCCCTCATCACCGCCGCGGCGAGCGGCGTCGGCCGGGGCGTCGCGCTCCGGCTCGCCGCCGAGGGCGCGTCCGTCACCATCTGGGACCGGGACGCCGACGCGCTCAAGGATGCCGCCGCGGAAGCGGAGAGCGAAGGTCTTTCTCTCGCCACCCGCGCCCTCGACATGACCGACGGCGATGCGATTGCGGAGGCGGTCGCGGAGCTTGCCGCTTCCGCCGGGCGCATCGACGTTCTGGTCAACAATATCGGCGGCTCGCTGCACACCCCGTTCCGGTTCCTCGAGCAGTCGGACGAAGACTGGCAGCGCGTCATGGACGTCAACGTCACGGCCTGTGCCCGCACGACCCGCGCGGTGATCCCGCACATGGTCAAGGCCGGCTATGGCCGGATCATCAATATGGGCTCCAAGGCCGGCCGCTACGGCAGCCTCTTTGCCGGCGCCAACTATGTGGCGGCGAAGGGCGCGATGCAGGCGCTGACCCTGCAGATCGCCCAGGAGTTCGGGCCCGCCGGCATCACCTGCAACAGCGTCTGCCCCGGCGCCATCCTGACGCCGCGGGTGCGCGGACTTCTCGCCGAACGCCAGTCGGAGGAGGAGCGCCAGCGGGTGCTTGGAACGATCCCGGTGCGGCGCCACGGCGAGGTGGAGGACGTCGCCGCGGCAATCGCCTATCTCGCCTCGGAAGAAGCCGGCTTCGTCACCGGCGCCTCCCTCGACGTCAATGGCGGCCAGGGCATGACGATCTGAGGGGGTGTTGACTCGCCGGATTGCCGCGCCGGCCCGTCTAGACCGACATCGGTCGCCCTCCACTCAGCCGTCACCCCGGGCGAAGCGAAGCGGAGGCCCGGGGCCCATTGCCACCTCGGCGCGGTAGCCCGTCGCGGGTCTCGACGTGACTTGGATCCGCGCCAAAGCCACGTTCTCTCAACCGGCGACATACCGCGTTGACAGGGGCATTAGGCCCCGGCTCGGAGGCCGGGGTGACGACGGAGGTTGGGGCGGGCGGGGGTGCA
This DNA window, taken from Rhodobium gokarnense, encodes the following:
- a CDS encoding SDR family NAD(P)-dependent oxidoreductase, coding for MHRSEGHRREGRFEGRVALITAAASGVGRGVALRLAAEGASVTIWDRDADALKDAAAEAESEGLSLATRALDMTDGDAIAEAVAELAASAGRIDVLVNNIGGSLHTPFRFLEQSDEDWQRVMDVNVTACARTTRAVIPHMVKAGYGRIINMGSKAGRYGSLFAGANYVAAKGAMQALTLQIAQEFGPAGITCNSVCPGAILTPRVRGLLAERQSEEERQRVLGTIPVRRHGEVEDVAAAIAYLASEEAGFVTGASLDVNGGQGMTI